A genomic segment from Malus domestica chromosome 05, GDT2T_hap1 encodes:
- the LOC103442213 gene encoding cysteine-rich receptor-like protein kinase 6, which translates to MIPFYVLSLLLIALPRTTTDVINDPYARSSRRTLTISLNATTPSSLPPNQPLSALPPVTVVRALATATATANASAPATATATASVTSSAPVTVSSPVLLPPSPPTFMTNRSGRSKPSSMIIIVGTLGSVAFCSLVVVVVVAGCFFRKRLRTVKERYHSKRQKKKVGNDMKKTVESLQFRLETIETATNKFSDDNKLGEGGFGAVFKE; encoded by the exons ATGATCCCTTTCTACGTTCTCTCCTTACTTCTTATTGCATTGCCCAGAACTACCACAGATGTCATCAACGATCCCTACGCAAGAAGCTCCCGCCGCACCCTTACCATCTCTTTAAATGCCACCACACCGTCGTCACTGCCACCTAATCAGCCTCTGTCTGCGTTGCCGCCGGTAACGGTTGTGAGGGCGTTGGCGACGGCGACGGCAACAGCGAATGCGTCGGCGCCGGCGACAGCGACAGCGACAGCGTCGGTGACTTCATCGGCACCGGTGACGGTGTCGTCGCCGGTGTTGCTGCCGCCGTCGCCGCCAACCTTCATGACAAACAGATCTG GAAGAAGCAAACCCTCATCGATGATAATCATCGTTGGTACTCTTGGTTCAGTTGCTTTCTGTTCGTTagttgtggttgtggttgtggcCGGATGCTTCTTTCGCAAGAGACTCAGAACAGTCAAAGAGAGATACCACTCCAAacgacaaaagaaaaaag TTGGTAATGATATGAAGAAGACTGTCGAGTCTTTGCAATTTAGATTGGAAACTATTGAAACTGCCACGAACAAGTTTTCAGATGATAACAAATTAGGTGAAGGAGGATTTGGTGCCGTTTTCAAGGAATGA